One window from the genome of Leptospira broomii serovar Hurstbridge str. 5399 encodes:
- the leuA2 gene encoding 2-isopropylmalate synthase LeuA2, which translates to METKTIPGSGNQVSSSFPSLQEIIVPGKGLKAPQASPFFMDVTLRDGNQALRKPWNLKEKEIIFRQLLKLGVQGIEVGFASAGKQDFEACAYLSSLAPENTVISSLSRAVEAEIDLSWKAISRAPKPRIHIVYPVSDFTIRNVLGISERKVKENIVRSVSYARKLAGNFGEVQFSGEHFGDALENLEFAIDAFRAALDAGADLVNLPNTVERYRPYLFVAMVRKVVESLPKDSRISVHTHNDLGMATATTVESFFAGATQLETALNGLGERAGNTNTYEVAIALHNCGVNVDLNFQAIYETSRIVSQMADIPIPEKAPLIGEDVVAHRSGIHQDGVSKTQNMKKGAYRAFEADLIGRPEGDRIAFTSQSGKSAIYEILKVSGSDITREEAAKLQPILKDKSEKNGGGELTLDQMKEELRRMRSIESPKKRLS; encoded by the coding sequence ATGGAAACAAAAACGATACCTGGCTCGGGCAATCAAGTAAGCTCGTCCTTCCCATCTCTTCAAGAAATCATCGTACCCGGTAAAGGACTCAAGGCGCCCCAAGCGTCTCCCTTTTTTATGGATGTTACCCTTCGTGACGGGAATCAAGCCCTTCGTAAACCTTGGAATCTGAAAGAGAAGGAAATTATCTTTAGGCAACTTCTGAAACTAGGAGTACAGGGTATCGAGGTAGGTTTCGCCTCCGCCGGAAAACAGGATTTCGAAGCATGTGCTTATCTTTCTTCCTTAGCGCCCGAGAATACGGTCATTTCGAGTCTTTCGCGTGCTGTGGAAGCAGAGATCGATCTTTCTTGGAAAGCCATTTCACGAGCGCCGAAGCCGAGAATCCATATCGTATATCCTGTAAGCGATTTTACAATTCGAAACGTTTTAGGGATTTCCGAACGAAAGGTGAAGGAAAATATCGTTCGATCGGTATCATACGCGCGAAAACTAGCCGGAAATTTCGGAGAGGTCCAATTCTCCGGCGAACATTTCGGAGATGCATTAGAGAATCTTGAATTTGCAATCGATGCATTTCGGGCCGCATTGGATGCCGGCGCCGATCTTGTGAACTTGCCGAACACTGTGGAACGATATAGACCGTATTTATTCGTTGCGATGGTTCGCAAAGTCGTGGAGTCGCTTCCGAAAGACTCCAGGATTTCCGTTCATACTCATAACGATCTTGGTATGGCGACTGCGACGACCGTCGAAAGTTTCTTCGCTGGTGCGACACAATTGGAGACCGCATTGAACGGGTTAGGAGAGAGGGCCGGGAACACGAATACTTACGAAGTTGCAATCGCTTTGCATAATTGTGGAGTGAACGTAGATTTGAATTTTCAAGCGATCTATGAAACTTCAAGAATCGTTTCTCAAATGGCCGATATTCCGATTCCGGAAAAAGCTCCGCTTATCGGAGAAGACGTCGTGGCCCATCGTAGCGGAATTCATCAAGACGGAGTATCCAAAACGCAGAATATGAAAAAGGGAGCTTATCGCGCTTTCGAGGCCGATTTGATCGGTCGACCCGAAGGAGATAGAATCGCGTTTACAAGCCAATCCGGAAAATCAGCTATATACGAAATCCTTAAAGTTTCCGGATCGGATATTACGCGAGAGGAAGCGGCGAAGCTACAGCCTATACTAAAAGATAAATCCGAAAAAAACGGCGGAGGGGAATTGACTCTGGATCAAATGAAGGAAGAATTGCGACGAATGAGAAGTATCGAATCGCCAAAGAAGCGGCTATCGTAA
- a CDS encoding TetR/AcrR family transcriptional regulator: MQTVVEQLVSTEPDDVKLRIFEKSFELFLRYGFAKTRMEEIARTLRISRKTLYKYFANKHDLLMELMTHRHLRIHGKIEKIQSDPDKSIKEKIQSMHECISGEIPQGMNEFLRDIRDQAPDLWKLFSEQKEKNINRTMRTMIETGIKNGDIRPDVNPDIVLLIHSASTEAMFDPAFLAQTPYTIRDLVKELDNIIFYGIVKRSD, translated from the coding sequence ATGCAAACCGTCGTGGAACAGCTAGTCAGTACAGAACCGGACGATGTAAAACTTCGCATTTTTGAGAAATCGTTCGAATTGTTTCTTCGCTACGGGTTTGCGAAAACTCGGATGGAAGAGATTGCGCGGACTTTAAGAATCAGTCGTAAGACTCTTTACAAATATTTTGCCAATAAGCACGACCTTCTCATGGAATTGATGACTCACCGGCATCTTAGGATTCATGGGAAAATCGAAAAGATCCAATCCGATCCCGACAAGAGCATCAAAGAAAAAATCCAATCCATGCACGAATGCATTAGCGGGGAAATTCCGCAAGGCATGAACGAATTTTTGCGGGATATCCGAGACCAGGCCCCCGATCTTTGGAAATTGTTTTCGGAGCAGAAAGAAAAGAATATAAATAGGACGATGCGCACGATGATCGAAACCGGGATCAAAAACGGCGATATTCGTCCGGACGTGAACCCCGATATAGTTTTATTGATTCATTCGGCCTCCACCGAAGCCATGTTTGACCCTGCCTTTTTAGCCCAGACGCCTTACACGATTCGAGACCTAGTTAAAGAATTAGATAATATTATTTTTTACGGGATCGTAAAACGTTCGGATTAG
- a CDS encoding TetR/AcrR family transcriptional regulator gives MEKKKDPILNHEGPYERLVGTAVRLIYFQGYAGTSVNQVISESDSHKASFYRYFQTKEDLGREYLKIQAANFQNSWERLMERSATPVEFINRWMALLNKQVRGKKYFGCPLARFMGSLDQPDQAWVNQGAEVLESWIHCLETYFEENIARGLLPRSFPARKKAERLMKLFQGNSQFYMITGNSKFFKELEEEMIGELT, from the coding sequence ATGGAAAAAAAGAAAGATCCGATCCTGAATCACGAAGGCCCTTACGAGCGACTAGTAGGAACCGCGGTTAGATTAATCTATTTCCAGGGTTATGCCGGGACTTCCGTAAATCAGGTCATCAGCGAATCGGATTCCCATAAGGCTAGTTTTTACCGATACTTTCAAACTAAAGAGGACTTGGGAAGAGAATACCTGAAAATCCAAGCGGCCAATTTTCAGAATAGCTGGGAGCGATTAATGGAGAGATCCGCTACACCGGTCGAATTTATAAATCGCTGGATGGCTTTGTTGAATAAGCAGGTACGTGGAAAAAAATATTTCGGATGCCCGCTCGCGAGGTTCATGGGAAGCTTGGATCAACCCGACCAGGCTTGGGTCAATCAAGGCGCCGAAGTATTAGAATCTTGGATTCATTGTTTGGAAACTTATTTCGAAGAAAATATTGCTAGGGGATTATTACCCAGATCGTTTCCGGCCAGAAAAAAAGCGGAACGATTGATGAAGTTATTTCAAGGAAATTCCCAATTTTATATGATAACCGGGAATTCGAAATTCTTTAAAGAGTTAGAAGAAGAAATGATCGGAGAATTAACATAA
- a CDS encoding crotonase/enoyl-CoA hydratase family protein yields MSTNNLILTEKRNHVFLIGLNRPEERNAMNTEMLNRLSEAYSEFEDDPELRCAVLYANGMHFTLGLELNDVAETIKKEKAYTYSEHHIDPWNNGATKRIRTKPIVCAVHGFCFTLGIELLLACDVRIAAEKTRFAQVEVQRGIMPFGGATFRFVEAAGWGNAMRYILTGDDFSVEEAFRMGLVQEIVPKKELLQRAIAIAERISEQAPLAVQAAIASARKAVLEGESNAAKDLLPVTLRLMESEDGAEGVRSFLEKRKGKFIGK; encoded by the coding sequence ATGTCTACTAACAATCTTATTCTGACTGAAAAACGAAATCATGTTTTCTTAATCGGATTAAATCGCCCAGAAGAAAGAAACGCAATGAATACGGAAATGCTAAATCGTTTAAGCGAAGCATACTCCGAGTTCGAAGATGATCCCGAATTGAGATGCGCGGTATTATATGCTAACGGAATGCATTTTACGTTAGGTTTGGAATTAAACGATGTCGCGGAAACTATAAAAAAGGAAAAAGCCTATACTTATTCCGAACATCATATCGATCCATGGAATAATGGAGCAACGAAGCGCATACGAACCAAGCCGATCGTTTGCGCGGTTCATGGATTTTGTTTTACTCTCGGCATAGAGTTGCTATTAGCGTGCGACGTTCGCATCGCAGCCGAAAAGACTAGATTTGCCCAAGTCGAAGTTCAGAGAGGTATTATGCCCTTCGGAGGAGCTACGTTTCGGTTCGTAGAAGCCGCGGGATGGGGGAACGCCATGCGGTATATTCTAACGGGAGACGATTTTTCCGTTGAGGAAGCGTTTCGGATGGGGTTGGTTCAGGAGATAGTTCCTAAAAAAGAACTCTTACAAAGAGCAATCGCGATTGCCGAAAGAATTTCCGAGCAAGCGCCTCTCGCCGTTCAGGCCGCGATCGCTTCGGCGAGAAAAGCCGTCTTAGAAGGAGAGTCTAACGCAGCTAAAGATCTACTTCCTGTAACGTTACGATTAATGGAAAGCGAGGATGGAGCGGAGGGAGTCCGCTCATTTCTTGAAAAAAGAAAGGGGAAATTTATAGGTAAATGA
- a CDS encoding phage holin family protein, giving the protein MAKLLLSLALQSLVILYVFPLINPLFRLSGSFWDALIIALFFGFLNFILRWLLVIFTLGLGYLFYILTLGVAGLIVNAVVLLMIGDIFPGKIFVPSFFSAFVGGAVLALANYVAKREASDEGSNQNRN; this is encoded by the coding sequence ATGGCTAAATTACTACTTTCTTTAGCGCTTCAATCATTAGTTATTCTTTATGTATTTCCTTTGATAAATCCGCTTTTTCGGCTTTCGGGAAGCTTTTGGGATGCGTTGATTATCGCATTGTTTTTCGGATTTCTAAATTTCATATTGAGATGGCTCTTAGTGATTTTCACCCTGGGTTTAGGTTATTTATTTTATATCCTTACCCTCGGAGTCGCAGGATTAATCGTTAACGCGGTCGTTTTACTTATGATAGGGGATATTTTTCCGGGAAAGATTTTTGTACCGAGCTTTTTCTCGGCTTTCGTGGGCGGAGCGGTTCTTGCTTTGGCGAACTACGTGGCAAAGAGAGAAGCAAGCGACGAGGGTTCGAATCAGAATCGGAATTAA
- a CDS encoding tetratricopeptide repeat protein, with translation MDSRLRTALERLKQGDSNGAKEVLQAWIISDPSDPQAHFHFGMCLSQLGDLSLAEEQLQKCLQLEPGHVQAWVGLGVLYARRKDKPKAEFHLSKALELDDTDIFARKNLAAVYTGASKFDQALELLTGLPDEALDDSPTLYALAICYVRTNRFSQARETFQKLETVGIPDQVKKEYLQLKQLLEEKQFEQGGIWSFLKTQDDENA, from the coding sequence ATGGATTCTAGACTCAGAACCGCTTTAGAACGTTTAAAGCAAGGGGACTCGAATGGCGCAAAGGAAGTTCTCCAGGCCTGGATTATATCGGATCCTAGCGACCCGCAAGCCCACTTTCATTTCGGAATGTGTTTGTCCCAACTCGGAGATCTTTCGCTTGCGGAGGAGCAACTTCAAAAATGTCTGCAATTGGAACCGGGGCATGTCCAAGCCTGGGTAGGTCTCGGTGTTTTATACGCCCGACGAAAGGATAAACCTAAGGCCGAATTTCATCTTTCCAAAGCTTTGGAGTTGGACGATACGGATATCTTCGCACGCAAAAATCTTGCGGCAGTTTACACTGGAGCTTCCAAATTCGACCAGGCTTTAGAACTATTAACGGGCTTACCCGATGAGGCGTTAGACGATTCTCCGACTTTGTATGCATTAGCGATTTGTTACGTTCGCACGAATCGATTTTCCCAGGCTAGAGAAACATTCCAAAAATTGGAAACAGTGGGGATTCCCGATCAAGTCAAGAAGGAATATTTGCAACTCAAGCAACTTTTAGAGGAAAAGCAATTCGAACAAGGTGGAATTTGGAGCTTTCTTAAAACTCAAGACGATGAAAATGCCTAA